CGGGGAGAAGCCGCAGATCACCATCGCCACCGGCCCGGCCGTCATCATGAAGTTCATCATCGAGTAGGAGGCGATCGAGGTAGCGAGCGCGATACGGAATCGTGGCAGGCGGGCGATCTCGCCGAGCGGACGGCCGGTCGAGCCGTCAAGCCGCTGCACCGGCGGCAGCCGCAATGCCGACAGCACCGGAAAGGCGAACAGCGCCATCACGCCCTGCGCGATGAAGGCCCCGGCGTAAGGCACGCCGGGAAGGGCGTCGCGGAAGAGGATCGTCAATTGCGGGCCCAGCACGGCGGCGCAGAGGCCGCCGATCAGCACCCATTGCAGCGCATTGGCGCGCTTCTCCGGCGGTGTGCCGTCCATGGCGGCGAAGCGATAGCTTTGCACCGACGCGGCATAGAGGCCGGCGATGAACGTGCCGAGGCAGAAGACGAGAAACTGCCCGGCCCAGATACCGACCGCCGCGATCAGCCCGGCCGACATGCCGACGAGCGATCCGATCATGTAGGTCGGCCGTCGCCCGAGACGGTTCAGCAGCATGGCGAGCGGGATCGTTCCGGCGGCGACGCCGATCGTGTAGGCCGAGACCGGCACGGTGACGAGCGAGGGCGACGGCGCATAGGCCTGCCCGACGAGGCCGCCGAGCGACACGATGACGGGCGGGCTCGCCGCACCGAGCGTCTGGGCGGCAAAGAGCACGGCCATGTTGCGCGTTGCCGCGGGACTGGTGATGGTGCCTGACATCTTCCGGTTCAGCTCATATGGCGCCGGTAGGCAGCGCCGACGGCCTCGCGCGCGCCAACGCGGTCCAACCCC
The Mesorhizobium australicum genome window above contains:
- a CDS encoding MFS transporter; this translates as MSGTITSPAATRNMAVLFAAQTLGAASPPVIVSLGGLVGQAYAPSPSLVTVPVSAYTIGVAAGTIPLAMLLNRLGRRPTYMIGSLVGMSAGLIAAVGIWAGQFLVFCLGTFIAGLYAASVQSYRFAAMDGTPPEKRANALQWVLIGGLCAAVLGPQLTILFRDALPGVPYAGAFIAQGVMALFAFPVLSALRLPPVQRLDGSTGRPLGEIARLPRFRIALATSIASYSMMNFMMTAGPVAMVICGFSPSEAALGIQWHVLGMFAPSFVTGRLIKTFGERPVMILGLMIMAAGACSGLSGIDLYNFWIALCLLGVGWNFAFFGATTMLASCHAPEEGPKVQALHDFSMFGVVAVGSVSSGALLSAAGWPAVNLVVLPVVTLATLVILIGRRFDAKSSLST